ATCAATCATTGTCGAAGAGAATGCTTATTTTAGATCTGGAATTACCATGCTGCAGCAAAACAGTCTGATTGTGAAGGGCGATGCTTACTTTTACAATCCCTACATTGACCTGAAAGGCAGCAAACTGCAGCCGTGTCCCCCTGAGAAGCAGGCGGACAGTAACGGACAGGGCAGCCCTAATGTAAACAAGTCCGGTAATGGTAATGAAAACGGAAATAAAGGCCTGGTTTGTGTGGAAGGAACCCTGTTTTATCCAGAAGGTGAAGAATTGCTGGAAAGGAAGACACTGGCGGAAAACACAACTTGCGGTTCGCTTGGCCCAGGCATAGAAAGAGGTATTTTCGCCCGAAGCTTCGAAGCCATTCCGCCAGACAGATTTCCTGACTTCTTCAAAGAGTTCCCGCTGGTTATCATTGAAGAAATTACCTATCAGTAACATTTGTACGGCTGTTAACAGTGATGTTGATTACGGTGTAAAATGGAAAGCAAAAAAATAAAGCAGGCTATTCTGGAGCTTACCCGTTCCTTTCCGCTGCAGACATTCGCTTTCACCACGGACACAAGGGCGACATCCGTTCCTGCTTCCCTCCGGTCGCACTTGTGCCTATGGTGAAAACGAGCCCCTGCTCCGTATATCAACGTACTCATTTTAAAATGCAATGTCTTTGCTTTTCTTCCTACAAAATATTGCCCCTTTAATGGAACATCAAGCGGAAATTGTTTTGGGAATTATAAACCGGTTTATCAGAAGATGCATCTAATGACGGCATGCAGAACCATTTCTGTTACTCTTATAACCCGAATAACAAGAAGAACAGCAGACCATCCATTTTACGGTTTGGCCCGCTGTTCTTCTTGTTATTTAATGTGTGAAATTACAATTTTCTCCCTCACAAAACGAACCAGCTGCCTTTCACGGAGAGGGGCGCGTGTTCACAATCATGAACTGTAAACCGCAACTTTGTTTCGCCCTTTCTGTTTAGCTCCGGTATACATGGCACGGTCGGCATGGCGGATGAGTGCCATCGGTTCATCTGCATCTACAGGGGCCGTGGCTATGCCAAAAGATGCTGTGATTCGTATCATCTCTTTTGATTTATTTTCTCGTTGAATATGCTCTCTTAGCACAAAAGGTTTGCCGGCGATCGTCTGGCGGGCCATTTCTGCAAAAGCGAAGCAGCGATGCCTGTCCATATCGGGAAGAATAACAACAAACTCTTCTCCACCGTAGCGGATGACAGTTCCCCTGTCACCGGTTATTTTTTTCAGCCTGTCTGCCACTTCAATCAAAATCTCATTCCCGCTCTGATGACCGTATGTATCATTAATCGCTTTAAAGTGATCGAGATCAAGCATGATCAGCGACAGGGCCCTTAAGTTCCCGCCTTCAAGCTCAACAAAATTGGAGGCCAGGTACGTTTCCATGTATCGATAATTATATACATTCGTAAGCGAGCACTTTTCACTTTCTTCCTTCGTCTGTTCATAACTCCGGGCATTTTCAAGTGACACACCCAGATAGCTTCCAAGAATGTCGACAATCGTCAGCTGGAATTTTTCGAAGGCGCGCTTTTGCTTCGATGCCAGCAAAATAATACCGACAATTTCACGGTTCCGCTGGATCGGCACAGCCAAAATGCTTTCGACATCACCCGGCAACACGCCTTTGGACAGAAACCGCCATTCATGCCGGCTATGATAAAGCAGGTTCCTTTCCGTCCGCATCAAACGGTTCGTTATTCCATCGGACCGCCAGAATGGGTTTTTTCCCTTTCTTGAGTCTGCTGGCTGTCCCGCTTCAAAGTACCGGAGGAGTTTCGTTTTCCTGCCCCTGTCAACGTCGATGATGTAGGCGAAATCAACAGGCAGCATTCCCGCGATCTTTTCAATGAACAGATCGAGAATATCATCGGAATTCATGCGCCCCGTCAGTTGATGGCCGATATCGCTCGCTTTTTGCAGGTACACATTCATCTTCTGGCTTGTGTAATACAGCTTCACAAAAAGGGAGATTGTCATGAATGGGATGCCGACAAACAAGATTGCAACGGTACCCATTTCGATATACAGCATATAAAGGACGAGGCCAACAGGGAATACGAGCAGGCTTGTGAGCGCCTCCCAGGCTGCATCCTTGCCGAATACAGGCCTTTTTTCTCCAGTCATATACAGCTGAACGACCATTAAAAAAATCTGGTTGGCAGCAAAAATGGCTGCGGCATATAGCATCACCTGAAGTAGCCTGTCCATATCGGACAGCATGATAGCGCCATGCTGGCCTCCCGCAA
This genomic interval from Bacillus marinisedimentorum contains the following:
- a CDS encoding sensor domain-containing diguanylate cyclase; the protein is MRVSKAKAAGLWGAAAILWPLILLGVYQTSDPVIQGAGQDIIAFLLLMCLVAFFPIIVNETPVFFIQGISLSVFLYFGLFIEMVLTQAAVAVLLIKLKIPSQQSYRIPANLLMFLFVSLSGGTIYNLAGGQHGAIMLSDMDRLLQVMLYAAAIFAANQIFLMVVQLYMTGEKRPVFGKDAAWEALTSLLVFPVGLVLYMLYIEMGTVAILFVGIPFMTISLFVKLYYTSQKMNVYLQKASDIGHQLTGRMNSDDILDLFIEKIAGMLPVDFAYIIDVDRGRKTKLLRYFEAGQPADSRKGKNPFWRSDGITNRLMRTERNLLYHSRHEWRFLSKGVLPGDVESILAVPIQRNREIVGIILLASKQKRAFEKFQLTIVDILGSYLGVSLENARSYEQTKEESEKCSLTNVYNYRYMETYLASNFVELEGGNLRALSLIMLDLDHFKAINDTYGHQSGNEILIEVADRLKKITGDRGTVIRYGGEEFVVILPDMDRHRCFAFAEMARQTIAGKPFVLREHIQRENKSKEMIRITASFGIATAPVDADEPMALIRHADRAMYTGAKQKGRNKVAVYSS